The following proteins are encoded in a genomic region of Hydrogenimonas thermophila:
- the map gene encoding type I methionyl aminopeptidase produces the protein MSIAIRKPAEIEILRKANKIVKETLNYLENNIKPGMTLKEIDAMGEDFVRSQGARPSFKGLYGFPASVCTSLNEVIIHGIPDDTKVKVGDILGLDIGTEYKGWYGDAAVTIPIGKISEEDEKLIACAKDALYYAIDIIKPGLRFKELSLELEKFIKSRGYTPLLNFCGHGIGRKPHEEPEIPNYLEHGSPKSGPKIKNGMVFCLEPMVCQKVGIPKILDDKWSVVSQDGLRGSHYEHTVVVVGNRAEILSQA, from the coding sequence ATGTCCATCGCAATCCGCAAGCCTGCAGAGATCGAGATATTAAGAAAAGCAAATAAAATTGTTAAAGAGACACTAAATTATCTGGAAAATAATATTAAACCAGGTATGACTCTTAAAGAGATCGATGCAATGGGCGAAGACTTTGTCCGTTCACAAGGTGCTCGACCATCATTTAAAGGTCTGTATGGTTTTCCAGCTTCTGTTTGTACATCTTTAAATGAGGTTATCATTCATGGTATTCCAGATGATACCAAAGTTAAAGTGGGTGATATTTTAGGACTAGATATTGGTACAGAGTATAAAGGATGGTATGGTGATGCTGCTGTTACAATTCCAATTGGTAAAATTTCAGAAGAGGATGAAAAACTTATAGCTTGTGCAAAAGATGCACTTTACTACGCTATAGATATAATCAAGCCTGGATTACGTTTTAAAGAGCTTAGTTTAGAGCTGGAAAAATTCATTAAATCAAGAGGGTATACACCACTTCTTAATTTCTGTGGTCATGGTATTGGACGTAAACCACATGAAGAGCCTGAAATACCAAATTATTTAGAGCATGGATCACCAAAAAGCGGACCTAAAATTAAAAATGGCATGGTATTCTGTCTTGAACCAATGGTTTGTCAAAAAGTAGGAATACCTAAAATTTTGGATGATAAATGGTCTGTTGTAAGTCAAGACGGCTTAAGAGGCAGCCACTATGAACATACTGTAGTTGTAGTGGGAAACAGAGCTGAAATTTTATCGCAAGCGTAA
- the rplR gene encoding 50S ribosomal protein L18 — MNRTLLLKKNLQRAKRKARVRGKISGTADKPRVTVFRSNKHFYAQAIDDVAGVTLAAADGRAMGLKANKEAAVKVAETLAAAMKAKGLEKAVFDRNGYIYHGVVAAFADALRENGIQV; from the coding sequence ATGAATAGAACATTACTTTTGAAGAAAAACCTGCAGCGCGCAAAGCGTAAAGCGCGTGTTCGCGGCAAAATTTCTGGTACTGCAGATAAGCCGCGTGTTACCGTGTTCCGATCTAACAAGCACTTTTATGCTCAAGCGATTGATGATGTTGCCGGTGTGACACTAGCTGCTGCAGACGGTCGTGCAATGGGACTAAAAGCAAACAAAGAAGCAGCTGTTAAAGTTGCTGAAACTTTAGCTGCTGCAATGAAAGCTAAAGGTCTAGAAAAAGCGGTATTCGACCGTAACGGATACATCTATCACGGTGTTGTTGCGGCATTTGCCGATGCTTTACGTGAAAACGGAATACAGGTGTAA
- the rpsM gene encoding 30S ribosomal protein S13: MARIAGVDLPKKKRMEYALTYIYGIGLATSRKILDATGISYDKRVHELTEDEAAAIRNEIQNNYMVEGDLRKKVAMDIKALMDLGNYRGLRHRRGLPVRGQKTKTNARTRKGKRKTVGAASK; this comes from the coding sequence ATGGCACGTATTGCAGGTGTTGATCTACCTAAGAAAAAACGTATGGAGTATGCTTTAACATACATCTATGGTATCGGATTGGCAACTTCAAGAAAAATTCTTGATGCAACTGGTATCAGTTATGATAAGCGTGTACACGAGTTAACTGAAGATGAAGCTGCAGCTATTCGTAATGAGATCCAAAACAACTATATGGTTGAAGGGGATCTACGTAAAAAAGTTGCAATGGACATCAAAGCATTGATGGACCTTGGTAACTATCGCGGTCTTCGCCATCGACGCGGTCTTCCAGTTCGTGGACAGAAGACAAAAACCAATGCTCGTACACGCAAAGGTAAACGTAAAACTGTCGGCGCAGCTAGCAAGTAA
- the rpsK gene encoding 30S ribosomal protein S11, with product MAKRKTTRKKIVKKNIARGVVYISATYNNTVITVTDEAGNVISWSSAGSLGFKGSKKSTPYAAQQAVEDAMAKAMEHGIKEVGIKVQGPGSGRETAVKSVGAIEGIRVMWFKDITPLPHNGCRPPKRRRV from the coding sequence GTGGCTAAACGTAAAACAACAAGAAAAAAGATTGTAAAAAAGAATATTGCACGCGGTGTAGTTTACATCAGTGCTACATACAACAACACTGTAATCACCGTAACTGATGAAGCAGGTAATGTGATTTCATGGAGCAGTGCAGGTTCTCTTGGATTTAAGGGAAGCAAAAAGTCTACTCCTTATGCAGCACAGCAAGCTGTTGAAGATGCAATGGCAAAAGCTATGGAGCATGGAATTAAAGAGGTCGGTATTAAAGTACAGGGACCTGGAAGCGGTCGTGAGACTGCAGTAAAAAGCGTAGGCGCAATCGAGGGAATAAGAGTAATGTGGTTTAAAGATATTACTCCACTTCCACATAATGGTTGTAGACCTCCGAAACGACGACGAGTATAA
- the secY gene encoding preprotein translocase subunit SecY yields the protein MNKSLVNKILITLGFLLAYRILAYVPVPGVNIDVIKEFFDTNSNNALGMFNMFSGNAVERLSIISLGIMPYITASIIMELLAATFPELGKMKKERDGMTKYMQIIRYATIAITLIQAVGVAIGLQSLTGKGGESAIMIDTTTFITVAAFSMLTGTMLLMWIGEQITQRGVGNGISLIIFAGIVSSIPSAIGGTINLVNTGELNFLVVLAILAIIIATVGFIIYVELGERRVPVSYSRKVMMQNQQKRVMNYIPIKVNLSGVIPPIFASAILMFPSTILQASTNPIVQKISDFLNPNSYTFNFLMFLFVIFFAYFYASIVFNAKDIADNLKRQGGFIPGVRPGEHTAEFLNEVASRLTFWGAIYLALISTLPWILVKSMGVPFYFGGTAVLIVVQVALDTMRKIEAQIYMSKYETLSAVGL from the coding sequence ATGAATAAATCATTGGTCAATAAAATCCTAATAACTTTGGGATTTTTGCTGGCATACCGGATCCTGGCCTATGTGCCGGTTCCCGGTGTTAACATCGATGTAATCAAAGAGTTCTTTGATACCAACTCAAACAATGCATTAGGCATGTTCAATATGTTCAGTGGAAATGCTGTTGAACGTCTTAGTATAATTTCACTCGGAATTATGCCTTACATTACTGCTTCAATCATTATGGAACTACTTGCTGCAACCTTTCCTGAACTCGGTAAAATGAAAAAAGAGCGTGACGGAATGACAAAATATATGCAAATTATCCGTTATGCCACAATTGCTATTACATTAATTCAAGCAGTAGGTGTAGCCATTGGACTTCAAAGTCTTACAGGAAAAGGCGGCGAAAGTGCAATAATGATTGATACAACAACGTTTATTACAGTTGCAGCATTCTCTATGCTTACTGGTACTATGCTTTTAATGTGGATTGGTGAACAGATTACCCAAAGAGGTGTGGGTAATGGTATATCTTTGATTATCTTTGCCGGCATTGTCTCTTCTATTCCGTCAGCAATAGGCGGTACAATAAATTTGGTAAATACTGGTGAACTTAACTTTTTAGTAGTTCTAGCTATATTGGCAATCATTATTGCAACTGTTGGCTTTATTATTTATGTTGAACTTGGTGAGCGAAGAGTTCCTGTAAGCTATTCGCGTAAAGTAATGATGCAAAATCAGCAAAAACGGGTAATGAACTATATTCCGATAAAAGTGAATTTAAGTGGGGTAATTCCTCCAATATTTGCATCTGCAATATTGATGTTCCCGTCAACAATTTTGCAAGCATCAACTAATCCTATAGTTCAAAAGATATCAGATTTTCTGAATCCAAACAGCTATACATTCAACTTTTTGATGTTCCTGTTTGTCATTTTCTTTGCCTATTTTTATGCTTCAATTGTCTTTAATGCAAAAGATATTGCAGATAATCTCAAACGTCAAGGTGGTTTTATTCCGGGTGTTCGTCCTGGTGAACATACGGCAGAATTTCTAAATGAAGTTGCCAGCAGATTGACATTTTGGGGTGCAATTTACCTTGCGCTTATATCTACACTTCCGTGGATCTTGGTTAAGAGTATGGGAGTACCATTCTACTTTGGCGGTACAGCTGTTCTGATTGTTGTACAAGTCGCTTTAGATACCATGCGTAAAATAGAAGCTCAGATCTATATGAGCAAATATGAAACTCTAAGTGCGGTGGGCCTCTAA
- the rpmJ gene encoding 50S ribosomal protein L36 has product MKVRPSVKKMCDKCKIIKRKGIVRVICVNPKHKQRQG; this is encoded by the coding sequence ATGAAAGTTAGACCATCGGTTAAAAAGATGTGCGACAAATGTAAGATCATTAAAAGAAAAGGCATTGTTCGCGTCATCTGTGTTAACCCAAAACACAAACAGAGACAAGGATAA
- the rpsD gene encoding 30S ribosomal protein S4 has product MARYRGPVEKIERRLGVSLGLKGERRLAGKSAIDKRPYAPGQHGQRRTKISEYGLQLREKQKAKFMYGVAEKQFRRLFKDASRMEGNTGENLITLLERRLDNVVYRMGFATTRAFARQLVTHGHILVDGKRVNIPSYRVKPGQKIEVKEKSKNNPQIQRAMELTRQTGISPWIDVDHDKAFGIFTRIPEREEVVIPVEERLIVELYSK; this is encoded by the coding sequence ATGGCACGATATAGAGGACCAGTAGAAAAGATCGAACGTCGCCTTGGCGTGAGTCTCGGACTCAAAGGCGAAAGAAGACTAGCAGGAAAAAGCGCAATTGATAAACGTCCATATGCACCAGGACAGCATGGACAAAGAAGAACAAAAATCAGTGAATATGGTTTGCAGTTGCGTGAAAAGCAAAAGGCGAAATTTATGTACGGTGTTGCAGAAAAGCAATTCCGACGACTCTTTAAAGATGCAAGCCGAATGGAAGGTAACACAGGGGAAAACCTAATTACTCTTCTAGAGAGACGACTTGACAATGTTGTTTATCGAATGGGATTTGCAACAACACGAGCATTCGCACGTCAGCTTGTAACTCATGGACATATTCTTGTTGATGGAAAACGAGTAAACATTCCTTCTTACCGCGTTAAACCAGGACAGAAGATTGAAGTAAAAGAGAAAAGCAAAAACAATCCACAAATTCAAAGAGCAATGGAGTTAACTAGACAAACTGGTATTTCTCCTTGGATTGATGTTGATCACGATAAAGCTTTTGGTATTTTCACTAGAATTCCAGAGCGTGAAGAAGTTGTAATTCCTGTTGAAGAACGATTGATCGTCGAGCTTTACAGCAAGTAA
- a CDS encoding NifU family protein — protein MIPFSDEDLYPAVQNVIEKVRPSLALDGGDIKLLGIKNAKVYVQLQGACIGCPSSGNTLKYGVERQMRMDIHPEIEVVNVPVGMEDQWDKLA, from the coding sequence ATGATACCATTTAGCGATGAAGATTTATACCCAGCTGTACAAAATGTTATTGAAAAAGTAAGACCATCTCTTGCTTTAGATGGTGGTGATATTAAATTGCTTGGTATAAAAAATGCCAAAGTGTATGTACAATTGCAAGGTGCATGTATTGGATGTCCTAGTAGTGGAAATACATTAAAGTATGGTGTAGAACGTCAAATGAGAATGGATATACATCCTGAAATCGAGGTTGTAAATGTACCTGTTGGTATGGAAGATCAGTGGGATAAACTTGCATAA
- the rplQ gene encoding 50S ribosomal protein L17 encodes MRHRHGYRKLSRTSSHRAALLKNLSIALVEHGRIETTLAKAKTLRSVFEKMVTRAKAGDFNAHRAVFAKLQDKKATKKLVEEIAPKYAERNGGYTRIIKTRQRRGDSAEMAIIELV; translated from the coding sequence ATGAGACATAGACATGGATATCGCAAACTTAGCCGAACATCTTCTCATCGCGCTGCTTTATTGAAAAACCTATCTATTGCTTTAGTTGAGCATGGTCGTATTGAGACTACTCTTGCTAAAGCAAAAACACTAAGAAGTGTTTTTGAAAAAATGGTTACTCGTGCTAAAGCAGGCGATTTCAATGCACACCGTGCAGTTTTTGCTAAGTTACAGGACAAAAAAGCAACAAAAAAACTTGTTGAAGAGATTGCTCCTAAATATGCAGAACGAAATGGTGGTTATACCAGAATCATTAAAACACGCCAGCGACGTGGAGACTCTGCGGAGATGGCAATTATCGAGCTAGTATAA
- the infA gene encoding translation initiation factor IF-1 — MAKDDVIEIDGKVIEALPNATFRVELENGHVVLCHIAGKMRMHYIRILPGDKVKVELTPYSLDKGRITYRYK, encoded by the coding sequence ATGGCTAAAGATGATGTAATAGAAATAGACGGTAAGGTAATTGAAGCACTTCCAAATGCTACTTTTCGTGTAGAGTTGGAAAATGGACATGTTGTATTGTGTCATATTGCAGGTAAAATGCGTATGCACTACATTAGAATTCTTCCAGGAGACAAGGTTAAGGTTGAACTTACACCTTACAGCTTGGATAAAGGGCGCATAACTTACAGATATAAGTAA
- a CDS encoding DNA-directed RNA polymerase subunit alpha, with protein MKRIKTSPFMPSEVEIEQTGENRMRITAYPFETGYAVSLAHPIRRLLLGSTIGYAPIGVKIEGASHEFDSVRGMLEDVAIFIINLKNLRFKIKGDEKKVEVNYSFTGPIEITGADLSNEQVEVVTPDGFLATLNEDAELNFSLLIHQGIGYVPSEDLRDELPEGFIALDAFFTPVRAANYTIENMLVEDNPNYEKIVFDIETDGQIDPVTAFKNTIEVMYRQMSVFNNILDINVSEEVTAPAAENSLVKTLMQGLDTLGLSARSFNSLERAGLKYLGELVLMSESELKDIKNLGKKSLEEIKAKLEELGFPVGTELDQETAKQLKKKIESSKK; from the coding sequence GTGAAAAGAATAAAAACATCGCCCTTTATGCCAAGCGAGGTTGAAATTGAGCAGACTGGTGAAAACAGGATGCGAATTACAGCATATCCATTTGAAACAGGATATGCAGTTTCATTAGCTCATCCAATCAGACGCCTACTTCTTGGAAGTACTATTGGGTATGCACCTATAGGTGTTAAAATTGAAGGAGCATCACACGAATTTGACTCTGTTCGTGGAATGCTTGAGGATGTTGCAATATTTATTATCAACCTCAAAAATCTTCGTTTTAAAATCAAAGGTGATGAAAAAAAGGTAGAAGTAAATTATAGTTTTACTGGACCAATAGAAATCACCGGTGCAGATTTAAGCAATGAACAGGTAGAAGTAGTTACACCTGACGGTTTTCTGGCAACTTTAAATGAAGATGCTGAACTAAATTTTTCACTACTTATTCATCAGGGCATTGGTTATGTTCCTAGTGAAGATTTACGTGACGAATTGCCTGAAGGTTTTATTGCACTAGATGCATTCTTTACACCAGTTCGTGCTGCAAACTATACAATAGAGAATATGCTGGTTGAAGACAATCCTAACTATGAGAAGATTGTTTTTGACATAGAAACAGATGGACAGATTGATCCTGTTACAGCATTCAAAAACACTATAGAAGTTATGTATCGACAGATGTCTGTATTTAATAATATATTAGACATCAATGTTTCAGAAGAGGTTACTGCACCTGCGGCAGAAAATTCTCTTGTAAAAACATTAATGCAGGGATTGGATACTTTAGGTCTTAGTGCCAGAAGTTTCAACTCTCTTGAGCGTGCAGGTTTGAAATATCTTGGCGAACTTGTACTAATGAGTGAAAGCGAGCTTAAAGATATAAAAAATCTTGGTAAAAAATCTTTAGAAGAGATTAAAGCAAAACTTGAAGAGCTTGGGTTCCCTGTTGGAACTGAACTTGATCAAGAGACTGCTAAACAGCTGAAAAAGAAAATAGAAAGCTCAAAAAAATAA
- the rpsE gene encoding 30S ribosomal protein S5 — translation MENINREDFEEVIVNIGRVTKVVKGGRRFRFTALVVVGDRNGTVGFGMGKAKEVPDAIRKGIDEAFKNLVKVNIKGSTIAHDIEHKYNSSKILLKPASEGTGVIAGGAARPVIELAGIKDILTKSLGSNNPNNLVRATVEALSRIKG, via the coding sequence ATGGAAAATATCAATCGAGAAGATTTTGAAGAAGTAATCGTCAACATCGGCCGTGTCACTAAAGTTGTCAAAGGTGGTCGACGTTTCCGATTTACAGCACTCGTTGTTGTGGGTGACCGCAATGGAACTGTCGGCTTTGGTATGGGTAAAGCTAAAGAGGTTCCTGATGCGATCCGCAAGGGAATCGATGAAGCATTTAAAAACTTGGTTAAAGTCAATATCAAAGGCTCAACAATTGCTCATGATATTGAACATAAATATAACTCAAGTAAAATATTGCTTAAACCGGCTAGTGAAGGTACCGGAGTTATTGCCGGTGGTGCTGCACGCCCAGTAATTGAACTTGCCGGAATTAAAGATATCCTGACTAAATCACTAGGTTCAAACAATCCAAACAACCTAGTACGAGCAACTGTTGAAGCTCTTAGCAGAATTAAAGGATAA
- the rplO gene encoding 50S ribosomal protein L15 yields the protein MSLHNLTNAQGSTKNRKRVGRGQGSGMGKTATRGNKGQKSRTGYKQKRGFEGGQQPIQRRLPKIGFTSRVEKPYVLNIERVPAIAELEEITMETLSSVHTIKGKYKRVKLIGKAARELAAKIKDERISTSGK from the coding sequence ATGTCACTTCACAATCTTACAAATGCTCAAGGAAGCACCAAGAACCGTAAGCGTGTTGGACGTGGTCAAGGTAGCGGAATGGGCAAAACTGCTACACGTGGTAATAAAGGACAGAAGTCTAGAACTGGATATAAGCAAAAACGCGGCTTTGAGGGCGGACAGCAACCAATTCAGCGACGCTTACCAAAAATCGGTTTTACTTCAAGAGTAGAAAAGCCGTATGTGCTAAATATAGAGCGTGTTCCTGCAATTGCAGAGCTTGAAGAGATTACTATGGAGACACTCTCAAGTGTTCATACCATTAAAGGTAAATATAAGCGCGTTAAATTGATCGGTAAAGCTGCTCGTGAGCTTGCTGCAAAAATTAAAGACGAGCGAATTTCGACCAGCGGAAAATAA